The Pocillopora verrucosa isolate sample1 chromosome 2, ASM3666991v2, whole genome shotgun sequence genome has a segment encoding these proteins:
- the LOC131786994 gene encoding uncharacterized protein — MTDFALPVSKPMQLLLRPDDHDAQPLMMVEQIISSPGYSLIMDVENVNVRANKAALIKLYTESWPITIFAFMVTGISGMVIWILETHFNDEEFPRSFVKGSYEGFWWAFVTMTTVGYGDKTPKFILGRVFGVFWIMFGLIVVAVFTATATSALSTSIDSFVGVEGNKIGVLNSTSAEFEARKKGAFVESKP, encoded by the exons ATGACGGATTTCGCCTTGCCAGTATCCAAGCCAATGCAGTTGCTTCTCCGTCCTGACGACCATGATGCACAGCCACTTATGATGGTTGAACAAATCATAAGTTCTCCCGGCTATTCGCTGATAATGGACGTAGAAAATGTGAATGTCAGAGCCAACAAAGCCGCACTTATCAAGTTATACACAGAATCTTGGCCTATTACAATATTTGCATTTATGGTCACTGGAATCTCTGGAATGGTCATATGGATCCTG GAGACGCACTTCAACGATGAGGAATTCCCCCGTTCATTTGTAAAGGGATCCTATGAAGGCTTTTGGTGGGCCTTTGTTACCATGACAACAGTTGG TTACGGAGATAAAACTCCCAAATTTATTTTGGGTCGCGTATTTGGAGTGTTCTGGATTATGTTTGGTCTGATCGTTGTTGCGGTCTTTACAGCTACAGCCACCAGTGCACTTAGTACAAGCATAGATAGCTTCGTAGGAGTTGAGGGAAATAAG ATTGGTGTGTTGAATAGCACGTCGGCAGAGTTTGAGGCCAGAAAAAAAGGAGCATTTGTCGAGAGtaagccttaa
- the LOC136279178 gene encoding uncharacterized protein has translation MPVAVYNSEKDSYAVFSGHSPETNRFLVIVVCVFLGFAFVGITAEVIYKTVRKGNLKVRSREDRENGNYLREVGEHSASKPNLANVENKLRQLVEEVSKLQEQISAKGRRSTTHM, from the exons ATGCCAGTGGCG GTGTACAATAGTGAAAAAGACTCCTACGCTGTGTTTTCTGGCCACTCACCTGAGACGAATAGATTTTTGGTCATCGTCGTGTGTGTGTTCCTGGGTTTCGCTTTCGTTGGCATCACAGCTGAAGTCATTTATAAGACTGTGaggaaaggaaatttgaaagtgAGAAGTAGGGAAG ACCGGGAAAACGGAAATTATTTGAGGGAGGTTGGCGAGCACAGTGCTAGTAAACCTAACTTGGCAAATGTGGAGAACAAGTTAAGACAACTGGTCGAAGAGGTCAGCAAACTACAAGAGCAAATTTCAGCCAAAGGACGGCGAAGCACAACTCACATGTGA